The Roseovarius indicus genome has a segment encoding these proteins:
- a CDS encoding LysR family transcriptional regulator → MRTNLSIRQLQTFAEVMRVGSISEAARSLGRTQPAVSSTISGLEREIGFALFEREKKRLVPKPEAHYFLEEAEAVLKRLTKAGRTIQQVANLEKGTLRIACNPTASSYFMPHALAEFLADKPNVKVSLMMRSSAVVTDWIASQQYDIGVGESSEERSTINARRFALPCLCAIPETSDLADKPVITSRDLANRPLALIHQKNVLGPKVRRAFEEADVPLTHRFEFESVLPALRLVSEGMCYLICDSFSALSHQRGYKEYSGIVFRPFEPAIHLELSLMSPAHRPMSKLAEELVDLLARKLEAYASYKG, encoded by the coding sequence ATGCGCACGAATCTGTCCATCCGCCAGCTTCAGACCTTTGCCGAGGTGATGCGCGTCGGCTCGATCTCGGAGGCCGCGCGCAGCCTGGGGCGGACGCAGCCCGCTGTCAGCTCGACCATATCGGGGCTGGAGCGGGAAATCGGCTTTGCCCTGTTCGAGCGGGAGAAGAAGCGGCTGGTGCCGAAGCCGGAGGCGCATTACTTCCTAGAGGAAGCCGAGGCCGTTCTCAAAAGGCTGACCAAGGCGGGCCGGACCATTCAGCAGGTGGCCAACCTGGAGAAGGGCACGCTGCGCATTGCGTGCAACCCGACCGCATCCTCCTATTTCATGCCCCATGCGCTGGCCGAGTTCCTAGCAGACAAGCCAAACGTTAAGGTTTCGCTGATGATGCGGTCGTCGGCGGTGGTGACCGACTGGATCGCGTCGCAGCAATACGACATCGGCGTGGGGGAATCCTCGGAAGAGCGCAGCACGATCAATGCGAGGCGGTTCGCGCTGCCTTGCCTGTGCGCCATTCCCGAGACCAGCGACCTGGCGGACAAGCCGGTGATCACGTCGCGCGACCTGGCGAACCGGCCGCTGGCACTGATCCATCAGAAGAACGTGCTGGGCCCCAAGGTGCGCCGGGCCTTCGAGGAAGCGGATGTGCCGCTGACCCACCGCTTCGAGTTCGAGTCGGTCCTGCCGGCGCTGAGGCTGGTGTCGGAGGGGATGTGTTACCTGATCTGCGACAGCTTTTCGGCACTGAGCCACCAGCGCGGGTACAAGGAATACAGCGGGATCGTGTTCCGGCCGTTCGAGCCGGCCATTCATCTCGAGCTGTCGCTGATGTCGCCGGCGCACCGGCCGATGTCGAAGCTGGCCGAGGAACTGGTGGACCTGCTGGCGCGCAAGCTGGAGGCGTATGCGTCGTACAAGGGCTAG
- a CDS encoding acyl-CoA dehydrogenase family protein — MDFTFTDHERALSKRGRDFFEQVLEPLEVVTDEHGELPDAERAPLRQKVRDWGLAGINLDKDHGGMGLSMVEQTLIEEQLGRVTNGLWSAVWRAPVSLKFGTDRQIEEYLIPSAGGERRGCFAITEPGAGSDPRQVQTRADFRDGHWRLNGEKWFVTSYNASDFIIVHAHVDGDPDKPTLFLVDKPDYYTAPPNTTHSRSPKFMHNFAYDHAELVFNDTPVPADKMLGEVGQGFELTKDWFVEARLQIASHALGAATRAAEIANAYATERRQFGRAIRDFQAIEFMLADMAVELYAAKSMLFRVAAEIDSGADRSLIHSHASALKLHSSEVAGRVVDKALQILGGRGYMRENPVERLYRDIRVDRIWEGTSEIQRNVVGGRLRKMGMSLYSDVA, encoded by the coding sequence ATGGATTTCACCTTCACCGACCACGAACGCGCCCTCTCGAAACGCGGCCGCGACTTCTTCGAGCAGGTCCTCGAACCCCTCGAAGTCGTCACCGACGAGCACGGCGAACTCCCCGACGCCGAACGCGCCCCCCTGCGCCAGAAGGTGCGCGACTGGGGCCTCGCCGGCATCAACCTCGACAAGGATCACGGCGGCATGGGCCTGTCCATGGTCGAACAGACCCTGATCGAGGAACAGCTCGGCCGGGTGACCAACGGCCTCTGGTCCGCCGTCTGGCGCGCGCCCGTCAGCCTGAAATTCGGCACCGACCGGCAGATCGAGGAGTATCTCATCCCCTCCGCCGGCGGCGAACGCCGCGGCTGCTTCGCCATCACCGAGCCCGGCGCCGGCTCCGACCCGCGACAGGTCCAGACCCGCGCCGATTTCCGCGACGGGCACTGGCGGCTCAATGGCGAGAAGTGGTTCGTCACCTCCTACAACGCCAGCGATTTCATCATCGTTCACGCCCATGTCGACGGCGACCCAGACAAGCCCACGCTGTTCCTCGTCGACAAGCCCGATTACTACACCGCGCCCCCCAACACGACGCACAGCCGCTCGCCCAAGTTTATGCACAACTTCGCCTACGACCACGCCGAGCTGGTCTTCAACGACACCCCCGTGCCCGCCGACAAGATGCTGGGCGAGGTGGGGCAGGGCTTCGAGCTGACCAAGGACTGGTTCGTCGAGGCCCGTCTCCAGATTGCCTCGCACGCGCTGGGCGCCGCCACCCGCGCCGCCGAAATCGCCAACGCCTACGCCACCGAGCGCCGCCAGTTCGGCCGCGCCATTCGCGATTTCCAGGCGATCGAGTTCATGCTCGCCGACATGGCGGTCGAGCTTTACGCCGCCAAGTCCATGCTCTTCCGCGTCGCCGCCGAGATCGACAGCGGCGCCGACCGCTCGTTGATCCACTCCCACGCCAGCGCCCTCAAGCTGCACAGCTCCGAGGTGGCGGGCCGTGTCGTCGACAAGGCGCTGCAGATCCTCGGCGGGCGCGGTTACATGCGCGAAAACCCCGTCGAACGCCTCTACCGCGACATCCGGGTCGACCGCATCTGGGAAGGCACCTCCGAGATCCAGCGCAACGTCGTCGGCGGCCGCCTGCGCAAGATGGGCATGTCGCTTTACAGCGACGTGGCCTGA
- a CDS encoding (2Fe-2S)-binding protein — protein sequence MQRLDDPAALVQVRFDGTTLELAEGGNLAAELLAVGVAAFRRTPVSGAPRGPFCMMGACFDCLVEIDGVVRQACMTEVRDGIEISRPSAGAEVSND from the coding sequence ATGCAAAGACTGGATGACCCCGCCGCCCTCGTGCAGGTGCGGTTCGACGGCACCACGCTCGAACTGGCCGAGGGCGGCAACCTCGCCGCCGAACTGCTCGCTGTCGGTGTCGCCGCCTTCCGCCGCACCCCGGTCTCCGGCGCCCCGCGCGGCCCGTTCTGCATGATGGGAGCCTGCTTCGACTGCCTGGTCGAGATCGACGGCGTCGTGCGTCAGGCCTGCATGACCGAGGTGCGCGACGGCATAGAAATCAGCCGCCCGTCGGCCGGCGCGGAGGTCTCGAATGACTGA
- a CDS encoding TRAP transporter large permease — protein MDMIILASLLIFTLLIFSGVPIALGFLGATVFVAVTKDYDPDFLLPAGFAAFNSVTLLTLPFFIAVGYLVTAGSVASRLINLADAVFGRVRGGLGIVAIVVSCVFGAISGAAASSVIAIGTTMIPQMEKQGYPRGYSAALISSAAVLATMIPPSLAMIMFAFVTGQSVAACFLATVGPAIVLATLFSLLNVIMVRRMPGVVSPKPMSFKGIATDLRDRTKPAIGAIMLPVVILGGIYGGIMTPTEAAAVAVFYVIFLSLVVYRDMSLKQMVIALRASVASTGTMIVMTFFAALLGRLYTMEQVPNQVSDVLLSLSSDPLVLLLLINLLLIITGMVMDELSAILLVTPLLFPVVLQLGVHPIQFAAIIGTNLGMGMMTPPMAGIMYVGARVGRVTIDKMIGTSMILILFGSIPVILLVTFWPPLSLALPQLLGVVR, from the coding sequence ATGGATATGATCATCCTCGCCTCGCTCCTGATCTTCACGCTGCTGATCTTCTCGGGCGTCCCCATCGCGCTGGGCTTCCTCGGCGCCACCGTCTTCGTCGCCGTCACCAAGGATTACGACCCCGATTTCCTGCTCCCGGCCGGCTTCGCCGCCTTCAACTCCGTCACCCTGCTGACGCTCCCCTTCTTCATCGCGGTGGGCTACCTCGTCACCGCGGGCTCCGTCGCCAGCCGCCTGATAAACCTCGCCGACGCCGTCTTCGGCCGCGTCCGCGGCGGGCTCGGCATCGTCGCCATCGTCGTCTCCTGCGTCTTCGGCGCCATCTCCGGCGCGGCGGCCTCCTCGGTCATCGCCATCGGCACCACGATGATCCCGCAGATGGAAAAACAGGGCTACCCCCGCGGCTACTCGGCGGCCCTCATCAGCTCGGCTGCCGTGCTCGCCACCATGATCCCGCCCAGCCTCGCGATGATCATGTTCGCCTTCGTCACCGGCCAGTCCGTCGCCGCCTGCTTCCTCGCCACCGTCGGCCCGGCCATCGTTCTGGCCACGCTCTTCAGCCTCCTCAACGTCATCATGGTACGCCGCATGCCCGGCGTCGTCTCGCCCAAGCCCATGTCCTTCAAGGGCATCGCCACCGACCTGCGCGACCGCACGAAACCCGCCATCGGGGCGATCATGCTGCCCGTCGTCATCCTCGGCGGCATCTACGGCGGCATCATGACCCCCACAGAGGCCGCCGCCGTCGCCGTCTTCTACGTCATCTTCCTCAGCCTCGTCGTCTACCGCGACATGAGCCTAAAGCAGATGGTCATCGCCCTGCGCGCCTCCGTGGCCAGCACCGGCACGATGATCGTGATGACCTTCTTCGCCGCCCTCCTCGGCCGCCTCTACACGATGGAGCAGGTGCCCAACCAGGTCAGCGACGTGCTGCTCTCCCTCTCCTCCGACCCGCTCGTCCTGCTGCTGCTCATCAACCTCCTGCTCATCATCACCGGCATGGTGATGGACGAGCTCAGCGCCATCCTCCTCGTCACCCCGCTGCTCTTCCCCGTGGTCCTGCAACTGGGCGTCCACCCGATCCAGTTCGCCGCGATCATCGGCACCAATCTCGGCATGGGCATGATGACCCCGCCCATGGCCGGCATCATGTACGTCGGCGCCCGCGTCGGAAGGGTCACGATCGACAAGATGATCGGCACCTCGATGATCCTGATCCTCTTCGGCTCGATCCCCGTGATCCTGCTGGTGACCTTCTGGCCGCCGCTCTCGCTGGCCCTGCCGCAACTCCTCGGCGTCGTGCGCTGA
- a CDS encoding TRAP transporter small permease — MNSAGAGWAKAGHVLWNGLLRLQRLIMLAAIVFTTTAIMIEVVMRYIFSSSIIGVQELAAYSALWLYFSGAAYGTYTRVHITAELTHLVFRSPRQMLALKFLTNLISFGLLAYIVPWGWRYLEWGLTRHEQSSSTFLGSTYDIVFFQSAIFYGIVLMTFYFFVETLQCLRALLSGDDTRTDLLTDRPEADTWI; from the coding sequence ATGAACAGCGCGGGTGCAGGTTGGGCAAAGGCGGGCCACGTCCTCTGGAACGGCCTTCTCAGGCTGCAGCGCCTGATCATGCTCGCCGCCATCGTCTTCACCACCACCGCCATCATGATCGAGGTGGTGATGCGCTACATCTTCTCCTCCTCGATCATCGGCGTGCAGGAACTCGCGGCCTATTCCGCCCTCTGGCTCTACTTCTCCGGCGCCGCCTACGGCACCTACACCCGCGTCCACATCACCGCAGAGCTGACCCACCTGGTCTTCCGCTCGCCCCGCCAGATGCTGGCGCTCAAATTCCTGACGAACCTGATTTCCTTCGGCCTCCTGGCCTATATCGTCCCCTGGGGATGGCGCTATCTCGAATGGGGCCTCACCCGGCACGAGCAATCCTCCTCCACCTTCCTGGGCAGCACCTACGACATCGTCTTCTTCCAGTCCGCGATCTTCTACGGGATCGTCCTGATGACCTTCTATTTCTTCGTCGAGACGCTCCAGTGCCTGCGCGCACTCCTGTCGGGCGACGACACCCGCACCGACCTCCTGACCGACCGCCCCGAGGCCGACACATGGATATGA
- a CDS encoding FAD/NAD(P)-dependent oxidoreductase, with the protein MTETDLVIIGAGPAGMAAARQAADAGLSVVLLDEQPGPGGQIYRDITRASPTRRALLGKEYDKGTSLAEGLQHPDITHISGAVVWQIEGDAQVAYTANGVGALVTGKRLLIATGALERPMPVPGWTLPGVMTAGAAQILLKQSGLVVENAVLAGAGPLLYLVAAQMCRAGTPPLALVETQAASDRLSALRHGAGALRGWRYLLKGLGLLRELRRAGVKRYTGADDIAIEGSTHAEALRFSVKGRTHRLPCDTVLLHHGVVPNTQVARGLGVPHRWHAGQGAFCPERNDWGGTPVDGVFIAGDGAGIGGAEAAANAGRLSALEIARQLATLTLAERDAAAKPLRRRLRRDLAARPFLDRAYPPYAGALSPADDTIVCRCEEVTAGDIRGMARLGCRGPSQAKAFGRQGMGPCQGRYCGLTVTGLLAAETGQSPDQTGYYRIRPPFKPVTLQELADIAPDQLTRGD; encoded by the coding sequence ATGACTGAGACCGATCTCGTCATCATCGGCGCCGGGCCGGCCGGCATGGCCGCCGCACGCCAGGCCGCCGACGCCGGGCTGTCGGTCGTCCTGCTCGACGAACAGCCAGGGCCCGGCGGCCAGATCTATCGCGATATCACCCGTGCATCCCCCACGCGCCGCGCGCTGCTGGGCAAGGAGTACGACAAGGGCACGTCACTGGCCGAGGGCCTGCAACACCCCGATATCACGCATATTTCCGGCGCGGTCGTCTGGCAGATCGAAGGCGACGCGCAGGTCGCCTACACTGCCAACGGGGTCGGCGCGCTGGTCACGGGCAAACGCCTGCTCATCGCCACGGGCGCACTGGAACGCCCCATGCCGGTGCCGGGCTGGACCCTTCCGGGCGTGATGACCGCCGGCGCCGCCCAGATCCTCCTCAAGCAATCCGGACTCGTCGTCGAAAACGCCGTCCTGGCCGGCGCCGGCCCGCTCCTCTACCTCGTGGCCGCCCAGATGTGCCGGGCCGGCACGCCGCCGCTGGCGCTTGTCGAGACCCAGGCCGCGTCAGACCGGCTTTCCGCCCTCCGTCACGGGGCAGGGGCGCTGCGGGGCTGGCGATACCTGCTCAAGGGCCTCGGCCTTCTGCGCGAACTCAGGCGGGCCGGCGTCAAACGCTACACCGGGGCCGACGACATCGCCATCGAGGGCTCGACCCACGCCGAGGCACTTCGCTTCTCCGTCAAGGGCAGGACGCACCGCTTGCCCTGCGACACCGTGCTGCTCCACCACGGCGTGGTGCCCAACACCCAGGTCGCGCGCGGCCTCGGCGTCCCGCACCGCTGGCATGCGGGGCAGGGGGCCTTTTGTCCCGAAAGGAACGACTGGGGCGGAACGCCGGTCGACGGCGTCTTCATCGCCGGCGATGGCGCCGGCATCGGCGGCGCCGAGGCTGCGGCGAACGCGGGCAGGCTCTCGGCACTCGAAATCGCCCGCCAGCTTGCGACCCTCACGCTGGCCGAGCGCGATGCCGCGGCGAAACCGCTGCGCCGCCGATTGCGGCGCGACCTTGCCGCCCGCCCCTTCCTCGACAGGGCCTATCCCCCCTATGCCGGCGCCCTGTCACCGGCCGACGACACGATCGTCTGCCGCTGCGAAGAGGTGACCGCCGGCGATATCCGCGGAATGGCCAGGCTCGGCTGCCGCGGCCCGAGCCAGGCCAAGGCCTTCGGCCGACAGGGCATGGGCCCCTGCCAGGGCCGCTATTGCGGCCTCACGGTCACGGGCCTGCTCGCGGCCGAGACAGGGCAGTCCCCGGACCAGACCGGCTATTACCGCATCCGGCCCCCGTTCAAGCCCGTGACGCTTCAGGAACTGGCGGATATCGCCCCGGATCAGCTCACCCGTGGTGATTGA
- a CDS encoding mandelate racemase/muconate lactonizing enzyme family protein, which yields MKITEIEIFPVSIPTITPYFVSSGTLTAANSIVIRLHTDTGLYGIGDTSPSPLFSEESPQSVISTIRDFLAPAIHGMNPLELERVHQRMDAAIKANSFAKAAIGIALYDLLGKHFDVPAYQLMGGLVRDEFPLLWPLMGGDAETNVREAQDAMKRGYRSVMIKVGHNEPDIEVERVAAVRKTIGDKCVLIPDANQGWSPQVAIQCIRRMEPYNVAWVEQPVPRWDLDGMVKVREATGALISADESLCSTYDAMALVKSGAVDVVSVKLQKSEGLLKAKKIAAITEAANIPIFINSMIETGGSVAASLQFAASTPNVVPYTAALMSTQRLQDDILTPGSLAIDGPTIRVTDRPGLGIELDEAKLSKYAA from the coding sequence TTGAAAATCACCGAGATCGAAATCTTCCCGGTCAGCATCCCCACGATCACGCCCTACTTCGTCTCCTCCGGCACCCTGACCGCCGCCAACTCCATCGTGATCCGGCTTCACACCGACACCGGGCTGTACGGCATCGGCGATACCTCCCCCTCGCCGCTCTTCTCGGAAGAGTCGCCCCAATCCGTCATCAGCACGATCCGCGATTTCCTGGCCCCCGCCATCCACGGCATGAACCCGCTCGAACTGGAAAGGGTCCATCAGCGCATGGATGCGGCGATCAAGGCCAACTCCTTCGCCAAGGCCGCCATCGGCATCGCCCTCTACGACCTGCTCGGCAAGCATTTCGACGTGCCCGCCTACCAGCTCATGGGCGGCCTCGTGCGCGATGAATTCCCGCTGCTCTGGCCCCTCATGGGCGGCGACGCGGAAACCAATGTCCGCGAAGCGCAGGACGCCATGAAGCGCGGCTACCGTTCGGTCATGATCAAGGTCGGCCACAACGAACCCGACATCGAGGTCGAGCGCGTCGCCGCCGTGCGCAAGACCATTGGCGACAAATGCGTGCTCATCCCCGATGCCAACCAGGGCTGGTCGCCGCAGGTGGCCATCCAGTGCATCCGCCGGATGGAGCCCTACAACGTCGCCTGGGTCGAACAGCCCGTGCCCCGATGGGATCTCGACGGCATGGTCAAGGTGCGCGAGGCCACCGGCGCCCTGATCTCGGCCGATGAAAGCCTGTGCTCGACCTACGATGCCATGGCACTGGTGAAATCCGGCGCGGTCGACGTGGTCAGCGTCAAGCTTCAGAAAAGCGAAGGCCTGCTCAAGGCCAAGAAGATCGCCGCCATCACCGAGGCCGCCAACATCCCGATCTTCATCAACAGCATGATCGAAACCGGCGGCAGCGTCGCTGCCAGCCTGCAATTCGCGGCCTCCACCCCCAACGTGGTGCCATACACCGCCGCGCTCATGTCCACCCAGCGCCTGCAAGACGACATCCTCACGCCCGGCAGCCTCGCCATCGACGGGCCCACCATCCGCGTGACCGACCGCCCGGGGCTGGGCATCGAGCTCGACGAGGCGAAACTCTCGAAATACGCCGCCTGA
- a CDS encoding NAD(P)/FAD-dependent oxidoreductase, whose product MGFDYAIIGGGVVGLSVAWGLLRRGHKVVVLDGSDGSFRASRGNFGLVWVQSKGLDRPEYARWSQRSTALWRSLADELLANTGIDVALRQTGGYWFFKSDTDLAAMVAKYEGLKAQLGGDYPYEILDQDQLRKEEPQIGPKITGAILHHQDGHANPLKLLRALAADTRRLGGEVLTGKTVTAITRNGQFRVTCEDGTVVEAAKTVMTAGLGAAGIGPQMGFRAPVRPQRGQVLITEKLPKIINRPSLVARQVDEGGIQIGATNEEVGFDDSVTLDGIAGLAREAIEAYPILGRAQLIRSWGALRVLTPDGLPIYQQSPEMPGAYMVTCHSAITLAAAHALLLPDWLDGTQGAPDLEVFSERRFDNAKTG is encoded by the coding sequence ATGGGCTTTGACTACGCGATCATAGGCGGCGGCGTCGTCGGCCTCTCGGTGGCCTGGGGCCTGCTCAGGCGCGGCCACAAGGTCGTCGTGCTCGACGGAAGCGACGGCAGCTTCCGCGCCAGCCGCGGCAATTTCGGCCTCGTCTGGGTGCAATCCAAGGGCCTCGACCGCCCCGAATACGCCCGCTGGTCGCAACGCTCCACGGCCCTCTGGCGCAGCCTCGCCGACGAGCTACTCGCCAACACCGGCATCGACGTGGCCCTCAGGCAGACCGGCGGCTACTGGTTTTTCAAATCCGATACCGACCTCGCCGCCATGGTCGCGAAATACGAGGGCCTCAAGGCCCAGCTCGGCGGCGACTACCCCTACGAGATTCTCGACCAGGACCAGCTGCGCAAGGAAGAACCCCAGATCGGCCCCAAGATCACCGGCGCCATCCTTCACCACCAGGACGGCCACGCCAACCCGCTCAAGCTGCTCCGCGCGCTGGCCGCCGACACCCGCCGCCTCGGCGGCGAGGTGCTGACCGGCAAGACCGTCACCGCCATCACCCGCAACGGCCAGTTCCGCGTGACATGCGAGGATGGCACCGTGGTCGAGGCCGCCAAGACCGTCATGACCGCTGGCCTCGGCGCCGCGGGGATCGGCCCGCAAATGGGCTTCCGCGCCCCCGTCCGGCCCCAGCGCGGGCAGGTGCTCATCACCGAGAAACTGCCGAAGATCATCAACCGCCCCTCCCTGGTCGCCCGTCAGGTCGACGAAGGCGGCATCCAGATCGGCGCCACCAACGAAGAGGTCGGCTTCGACGACAGCGTCACCCTCGACGGCATCGCCGGGCTCGCACGCGAAGCCATCGAGGCCTACCCGATCCTCGGCCGCGCCCAGCTCATCCGCAGCTGGGGCGCCCTGCGCGTCCTCACGCCCGACGGCCTGCCGATCTACCAGCAAAGCCCCGAGATGCCGGGCGCCTACATGGTCACCTGCCACAGCGCCATCACCCTCGCAGCCGCCCATGCCCTGCTGCTGCCCGACTGGCTCGACGGCACCCAAGGCGCCCCCGATCTCGAGGTGTTCAGTGAAAGACGGTTCGACAATGCAAAGACTGGATGA
- a CDS encoding aldehyde dehydrogenase family protein translates to MHSPHTGDIFTGGAWHPPLGRAVQRVINPATEEVIAEVALGDTRDLDRAVAAARAAFPDWSETSRQTRLDLLRSVLDIYTRRIGDFAAAITAELGAPRSLSEDAQAPAGVGHLRAVIEALEAFPFETRLPNGDLMLRDPVGVCGLITPWNWPINQIALKVAPALAAGCTMVLKPSELTPLSGLLYAEVLEEAGVPPGVFNLVNGTGPEIGAAMAAHPDIDMISFTGSTRAGKAVLRGGAETVKRVTLELGGKSANIIFADADLETAVASGVKTCFQNTGQSCDAPTRMLVERSAYDRVVALAAKAGSEATVGDPEQPGPHIGPLVSDLQFTRVQELISVGIAEGARLVTGGPGKPETCQRGYFVRPTIFADVTPDMRIAREEIFGPVLVILPFDTEAEAIALANDTPYGLASYLSTGDPDRAMRVARAMRAGTCNVNGAYFGAGSPFGGFKQSGLGREGGALGIEDFTEVKVLAI, encoded by the coding sequence ATGCATAGCCCGCACACAGGCGACATCTTCACCGGCGGGGCCTGGCACCCGCCGCTCGGCCGGGCGGTACAGCGCGTCATCAACCCCGCCACCGAAGAGGTGATCGCCGAGGTCGCCCTGGGCGACACCCGCGACCTCGACCGCGCCGTCGCGGCGGCCCGCGCAGCCTTCCCCGACTGGTCCGAAACCAGCCGCCAGACCCGCCTCGACCTGCTCCGGTCGGTGCTCGACATCTATACCCGCCGGATCGGCGATTTCGCCGCCGCCATCACCGCCGAACTCGGCGCGCCCCGCTCCCTCTCCGAAGACGCACAGGCGCCCGCCGGCGTGGGCCACCTCCGCGCGGTGATCGAGGCGCTCGAAGCATTCCCCTTCGAGACCCGCCTGCCCAATGGAGACCTGATGCTGCGCGACCCTGTCGGCGTCTGCGGGCTCATCACGCCGTGGAACTGGCCGATCAACCAGATCGCGCTCAAGGTCGCCCCGGCGCTGGCGGCGGGCTGCACCATGGTGCTCAAACCCAGCGAGTTGACACCGCTTTCCGGCCTGCTCTACGCCGAGGTGCTGGAAGAGGCGGGCGTGCCGCCCGGCGTCTTCAACCTCGTCAACGGCACCGGCCCCGAGATCGGGGCGGCCATGGCCGCGCACCCGGATATCGACATGATCTCCTTCACCGGCTCGACACGGGCCGGCAAGGCGGTGCTGCGCGGCGGCGCCGAAACCGTCAAGCGCGTGACGCTCGAACTGGGCGGCAAGTCGGCCAACATCATCTTCGCCGACGCCGACCTCGAAACCGCCGTTGCCAGCGGTGTGAAAACCTGCTTCCAGAACACCGGCCAATCCTGCGACGCACCGACCCGCATGCTGGTCGAGCGCTCCGCCTATGACCGTGTCGTCGCCCTGGCCGCGAAAGCGGGGTCAGAGGCCACGGTCGGAGACCCCGAACAGCCCGGCCCCCATATCGGCCCGCTGGTCAGCGACCTGCAATTCACCCGCGTGCAGGAGCTGATCTCGGTCGGCATCGCCGAAGGCGCGCGGCTGGTCACCGGCGGCCCGGGCAAGCCCGAAACCTGCCAGCGCGGCTATTTCGTCCGCCCCACCATCTTCGCCGACGTCACCCCCGACATGCGCATCGCCCGGGAAGAGATCTTCGGCCCGGTCCTCGTCATCCTGCCCTTCGACACCGAGGCCGAGGCGATCGCCCTGGCCAACGACACGCCCTACGGCCTGGCCTCCTACCTCTCCACGGGCGACCCCGACCGGGCCATGCGCGTGGCCCGCGCCATGCGGGCCGGCACCTGCAACGTCAACGGCGCCTATTTCGGCGCGGGCAGCCCTTTCGGCGGCTTCAAGCAATCCGGCCTCGGCCGCGAGGGCGGCGCGCTCGGCATCGAGGATTTCACCGAGGTGAAGGTGCTCGCCATCTGA
- the dctP gene encoding TRAP transporter substrate-binding protein DctP: MTVSALKGATRALASVAVAAGVIAGAGLAHAQEHTFKWSHMSPVDSIVDQATKAMIAEIEEKTEGRVAFKLFPSGQLGDWTEVNEQVVRGVVDFATQPVSPSYDPRLQIRVLPYSVMNFAEVEEAYFGEDAYLFDLMSEMMAENDMTALGVVAQGFGGGGFRECPEDVFDTEANSGLKMRFPPGNQAWQNMVAALGFEPTPVPWGELYLALQTGLVDAQVGGQPYNTWTTHRDVTECWVQYNTHFQNSFVFANSESFQELSEADRQIVRDAVMTHGMASLDMARGEDQKYMDLMAEDGIEVIVPTEEQLARIAKLAREQVWPVMDDVIGKDLMDMMREKAGLM, translated from the coding sequence ATGACGGTTTCAGCATTGAAAGGCGCCACCCGCGCACTCGCATCGGTGGCCGTGGCGGCGGGCGTCATCGCGGGGGCGGGCCTCGCCCACGCCCAGGAGCACACGTTCAAGTGGTCGCACATGTCCCCGGTCGACTCCATCGTCGACCAGGCCACAAAGGCGATGATCGCGGAAATCGAGGAAAAGACCGAAGGCCGCGTCGCCTTCAAGCTCTTCCCCTCCGGCCAGCTCGGCGACTGGACCGAGGTCAACGAACAGGTCGTGCGCGGCGTCGTCGATTTCGCCACCCAACCCGTCTCACCTTCCTACGACCCCCGCCTTCAGATCCGGGTGCTGCCCTATTCGGTGATGAACTTCGCCGAGGTGGAAGAGGCCTATTTCGGCGAAGACGCCTACCTCTTCGACCTCATGAGCGAGATGATGGCCGAGAACGACATGACCGCGCTGGGCGTGGTGGCCCAGGGCTTCGGCGGCGGCGGCTTCCGCGAATGCCCCGAGGATGTCTTCGACACCGAGGCCAACAGCGGCCTGAAAATGCGCTTCCCGCCGGGCAACCAGGCCTGGCAGAACATGGTCGCGGCCCTCGGCTTCGAGCCCACCCCGGTGCCCTGGGGCGAGCTCTACCTCGCCCTGCAGACCGGCCTCGTCGACGCCCAGGTCGGCGGCCAGCCTTACAACACCTGGACAACCCACCGCGACGTCACCGAGTGCTGGGTGCAGTACAACACCCACTTCCAGAACTCCTTCGTCTTCGCCAACTCCGAGTCCTTCCAGGAACTCTCCGAAGCCGACCGGCAAATCGTCCGCGACGCGGTCATGACCCACGGCATGGCCAGCCTCGACATGGCCCGCGGCGAGGATCAGAAATACATGGATCTGATGGCCGAAGACGGCATCGAGGTCATCGTCCCGACCGAAGAACAGCTGGCCAGGATCGCCAAGCTCGCCCGCGAACAGGTCTGGCCCGTCATGGATGACGTCATCGGCAAGGACCTGATGGACATGATGCGCGAAAAAGCCGGCCTGATGTAA